The nucleotide window CGTCACGCGCCCGTCGACGAGGCAGTTCATCGTCAGGCCGCGACCGCCCATCGGTACGTCGTCGGTGGTGACCAGGGTCGGCCCCGTCGGGGTGGTGACGGTGGCGGACGCCCTGGGCGCGGGGATGCCGTCCGGGCGGCTCCACGCGGTGATGTTGCTGGTCACGGTGTATCCCGCGACGTGACCCAGGGCCGTTTCAGCCGTCACTTCACGGGCCCGGCGCCCCATCACCAGGCCGAGCTCCACGCCCCAGTCCACGTCCTGCCCCTCGGCCGGCAGGCAGATGTCGTCGTCGGCACCCACGACGACATGGCCGCCGTACGACACCGAGAATTCCGGAGCCTCGGGAAGGGGCCACCCCAACTCCCGTGCACGGGAGGCATAGTTGAGATCAAGGCGAACAATCCTGCCCGGCCGGACGATCAGTGGCGCATAGGAGACGTCCTCCAGCCGGTGGCGCTCACCGGTCTCGGCACCGGCCCGTTCCCGCCAGCCGTCGCCCGACGCGATCAACGCCCCGACATCCGGGTACGGCAGCAGCA belongs to Streptomyces graminofaciens and includes:
- a CDS encoding fumarylacetoacetate hydrolase family protein, with translation MKLSTVRLGRDRTSAARLQKKHCVLLPYPDVGALIASGDGWRERAGAETGERHRLEDVSYAPLIVRPGRIVRLDLNYASRARELGWPLPEAPEFSVSYGGHVVVGADDDICLPAEGQDVDWGVELGLVMGRRAREVTAETALGHVAGYTVTSNITAWSRPDGIPAPRASATVTTPTGPTLVTTDDVPMGGRGLTMNCLVDGRVTQKANTSELLFDVATVIAHVSTVVTLRPGDLITTGTPAGAGTGREPDVALRMRTEVVSSIKGVGELRNTLVR